The sequence CGTCCATTGCTCCCCCATCTTCATCATCTGTTCAACAGTTTCCCTGTCAGCGACTTTATATTTCTCTTTGTTCCGCGTCATTTCGGAAGCCCGTTTGAATGAAAGCGTATGGACTGTCAATGACTCCGGCTGCATTTTCGCTGTTTCGTCGAGCGAGTGGCGGAATTCTTCCAGTCCTTCATTCGGCAAGCCGATAATCAGATCCATATTGATGTTTTTCATCCCCATGTTCCGGGACAGCCAGAATTTATCGATCGTCTCTTGGACGGAATGATGCCTTCCGATCGCTTTCAACGTTTCATCCGTATACGACTGTGGATTGACACTGATCCGATCGATTCCCCATTTTTTCAGGACATCAATTTTTGCAGGGGTGATTGTATCCGGACGTCCCGCTTCGACAGTAACTTCCCTTACTTCCTTCATATGTGGGAACGAATCATACATTGTCTGATAAAGGGCATCCATCTCATCCGCTTCGATGGAAGTCGGCGTACCTCCGCCGAAATAGATTGTTGTTATTTTGATGTTACGTTCCGTCAACCATTTCCCGATTTCACGGATTTCTTCATGGAGCCCGTCGAGGAACGATTCAACGCGGCCATTTTTCCGATGGATGGCGTAAGCTGGAAATGTACAGTACGCACATTTTGTCGGGCAAAACGGAATGCCGATGTAAATGCTCACATCGTTTTGAATCTGATGTAAATCGGGAATCGCCCGGAGTTGGACATTTTCAATCGTCGCCAATAGCTCACTCTTCTCTTCGGAAATCCGGTGTCTTTCCATTAAGAGACGTTTTGCCTCTTCGACTCCGTGACCTTGCTGGCGGTATTTGTGATACAGTTTCATCGGACGGATACCGGTGAGTATTCCCCATGATTGTTTCATTCCGGTGAGTTGCTCCAAAACTTCAAGGAATACGTGAGAATAAATCCGTTTCAGCTGACGGGTCTCAGTTTCCGAATTGTCGGTTGTCATTTGCTCAGAAAAAGTGGCGCTGTATTCAATGCCGTCATACGTTAAATTGGCTTGGCCAACGATTTCTGCACCGTCTTTATGCAAGGATAGATCTATAAGTATACCTTCGTCTTCAGGATCAGTACTCACTTTAGATTGCTCGAAGAAAAGATTGGCGAGATGGGTGAACATCCGGATCCAATCTTGTTCGAATGATTTTGTAAGGATTATTTTTTGCATGGTTTACTCCAACTTTCATCATTAACTAACATTAACTAACTGAAATAATAACACAAAAAAACCGGCTGAGCCGGTTTTTATTGCATACTTTCATACATTTCCTGAACCGGCTTCATTAAGACGCGGTTCACTTCTTCAATCAGGCCGCTTAGCTTCATTTCTGCTTGAAGCATTTGCATGATCTTTTCATTTTGCTGAGCTAGTTGTGCTGTTTTTTGTGCATACTCCAGCTCTTCATGCGCAATTTCTTCGCCTTGCATTTGCTTTTGCTGAAGATCCATTTGAATTTTTCGGAAGCTCTTGAAGAGCTCAAGCGCCTGCTCATCGTTCTTCACTTCATCAATCGCGTTTTTCACCTCTGCAAATTCGTCAGTCTTCCGTAGTGTCGACTCCAATTTGTTCAAATCATCGTAAATATTAACAGCCATTATTTATTCCCCCTAAGATAAGTTTGTGAAAAAGACGATCATGCCTTGCACAATCCCGATAATACCACCTAACAGTGCGCCAAGGACCGTAATCATTTTGAATTCGCGTCTTGAAATGCCAAGGACGAGATCTTCCAGTACAGAAACCGGGAACGTATCTACCTGCTCCTTGACA is a genomic window of Sporosarcina luteola containing:
- a CDS encoding YlbF family regulator encodes the protein MAVNIYDDLNKLESTLRKTDEFAEVKNAIDEVKNDEQALELFKSFRKIQMDLQQKQMQGEEIAHEELEYAQKTAQLAQQNEKIMQMLQAEMKLSGLIEEVNRVLMKPVQEMYESMQ
- a CDS encoding coproporphyrinogen III oxidase produces the protein MQKIILTKSFEQDWIRMFTHLANLFFEQSKVSTDPEDEGILIDLSLHKDGAEIVGQANLTYDGIEYSATFSEQMTTDNSETETRQLKRIYSHVFLEVLEQLTGMKQSWGILTGIRPMKLYHKYRQQGHGVEEAKRLLMERHRISEEKSELLATIENVQLRAIPDLHQIQNDVSIYIGIPFCPTKCAYCTFPAYAIHRKNGRVESFLDGLHEEIREIGKWLTERNIKITTIYFGGGTPTSIEADEMDALYQTMYDSFPHMKEVREVTVEAGRPDTITPAKIDVLKKWGIDRISVNPQSYTDETLKAIGRHHSVQETIDKFWLSRNMGMKNINMDLIIGLPNEGLEEFRHSLDETAKMQPESLTVHTLSFKRASEMTRNKEKYKVADRETVEQMMKMGEQWTKENGYVPYYLYRQKNILGNLENVGYAKPGEESIYNIIIMEEVQTIIGIGCGASSKFMDPVTGKITQFQNPKDPAAYILTFEEYIEKKIEYLERIFPQAIQVD